Proteins encoded in a region of the Saccharothrix ecbatanensis genome:
- a CDS encoding serine/threonine-protein kinase, whose amino-acid sequence MQPLPPNAPSRIGDYMLLAALGRGAMGSVYLARSRGGRPIAVKVARPELADNPEFRERFRREVEMARAVGGFWTATVVDADPDAERPWMATEYIAGLSLHQAVLDHGPLPERAVRRLAAGLAEALVAIHGAGLVHRDLKPSNVLLADDGPRVIDFGIARALEHSALTEAGIVFGTPGYLSPEQVVGQKITTQSDVFALGSVLVYAATAGGPFGEGATSALVYRVVHQEPDLSKVPPGLVPLIVPCLVRDPAHRPTPARLLELIGPPSAEPSWLPPRIRTVVEQRHTELGNLPGKPPTRVMVEEPPPKPPTLVTPVPAPVRIDPDRKEIRPTGVRFKTSRAVGASWAGANLMAALVTAAIANPDAAAPNPVRLAAFLGFLLFAFAAVRLLVGVASAPLTVDVGPDGITLSNGSESRRLPWYAISRVKVEAHHARPWLVVWLVSAAKTPESLGRGSFTTHKGGLRVYPISHERYRKRRDRDVVELRSALAWYGSTVYDPR is encoded by the coding sequence GTGCAGCCACTGCCCCCGAACGCTCCGTCGCGGATCGGCGACTACATGCTGCTCGCCGCGCTCGGACGCGGCGCGATGGGCTCGGTCTACCTGGCCCGGTCGCGCGGCGGCCGGCCGATCGCGGTCAAGGTCGCGCGGCCCGAGCTGGCGGACAACCCGGAGTTCCGCGAGCGCTTCCGCCGCGAGGTCGAGATGGCGCGCGCGGTCGGCGGGTTCTGGACCGCCACCGTGGTCGACGCCGACCCGGACGCCGAACGCCCCTGGATGGCCACCGAGTACATCGCCGGCCTGAGCCTGCACCAGGCCGTTCTCGACCACGGTCCGCTGCCGGAACGCGCCGTGCGCCGCCTTGCCGCCGGTCTGGCCGAAGCGCTGGTGGCGATCCACGGCGCGGGCCTGGTGCACCGCGACCTCAAGCCGTCCAACGTGCTGCTGGCCGACGACGGCCCGCGCGTCATCGACTTCGGCATCGCCCGCGCCCTGGAGCACTCCGCGCTCACCGAGGCGGGCATCGTCTTCGGCACCCCCGGCTACCTGTCGCCGGAACAGGTCGTCGGCCAGAAGATCACCACCCAGAGCGACGTGTTCGCGCTCGGCTCGGTCCTGGTCTACGCCGCGACTGCCGGCGGGCCGTTCGGCGAGGGCGCCACGTCCGCGCTGGTCTACCGCGTGGTGCACCAGGAGCCGGACCTGTCCAAGGTGCCGCCGGGCCTGGTCCCGCTGATCGTGCCGTGCCTGGTCCGCGACCCGGCGCACCGCCCGACGCCCGCCCGGCTGCTGGAGCTGATCGGCCCGCCGTCGGCCGAACCGTCCTGGCTGCCCCCACGCATCCGCACCGTGGTCGAACAGCGGCACACCGAGCTGGGCAACCTGCCCGGCAAGCCGCCGACCAGGGTCATGGTGGAGGAGCCGCCGCCCAAGCCGCCGACGCTCGTCACGCCGGTGCCCGCGCCCGTCCGGATCGACCCGGACCGCAAGGAGATCCGGCCCACCGGGGTCCGGTTCAAGACCTCCCGCGCGGTGGGTGCGAGCTGGGCCGGCGCGAACCTGATGGCCGCGCTCGTCACCGCCGCCATCGCCAACCCGGACGCCGCCGCGCCGAACCCGGTGCGACTGGCCGCGTTCCTCGGGTTCCTGCTGTTCGCGTTCGCCGCGGTCCGGCTGCTGGTCGGCGTGGCCAGCGCGCCGCTCACCGTGGACGTCGGCCCGGACGGCATCACGCTGTCCAACGGCAGCGAGTCGCGCCGCCTGCCGTGGTACGCGATCTCCCGCGTCAAGGTGGAGGCGCACCACGCCCGCCCGTGGCTGGTGGTCTGGCTGGTCAGCGCCGCCAAGACGCCGGAATCACTGGGCCGCGGCAGCTTCACCACGCACAAGGGCGGCCTGCGCGTCTACCCGATCTCGCACGAGCGCTACCGCAAGCGCCGCGACCGCGACGTGGTCGAACTGCGCTCGGCCCTGGCCTGGTACGGCTCGACCGTCTACGACCCGCGCTAA
- a CDS encoding enoyl-CoA hydratase/isomerase family protein, producing MAAQLVRVERDAVGPAVLTVDAPPLNLYTAELQDLLEAAVEDLEARPARALLIRFEGKVVSGGVDVRLFAEQRTSARAKALFDQMLELPDRVAELPFPTVFAAHGLCLTWAFELAMACDIVLAAERAKFGLVEKVVGLTPTMGGTQRLAARAGVGRAKEFVMTGDLYDAATLERWGAVNRVLPDEGFDDAALEFTLALATGPTRAHAATKRVLAHFENGGVAEANEHVTAIAAELFDTEDLRGAVRSFLADGPGKATFGGR from the coding sequence GTGGCAGCGCAACTGGTCCGCGTGGAGCGGGACGCGGTCGGGCCGGCCGTGCTCACCGTCGACGCTCCCCCGCTGAACCTCTACACCGCCGAGTTGCAGGACCTGCTGGAGGCGGCGGTCGAGGACCTGGAGGCACGTCCCGCGCGGGCGTTGCTGATCCGCTTCGAGGGCAAGGTCGTCAGCGGCGGTGTCGACGTGCGGCTCTTCGCCGAGCAGCGGACGTCCGCGCGGGCGAAGGCGCTGTTCGACCAGATGCTGGAGCTGCCGGACCGGGTGGCCGAGCTGCCGTTCCCGACCGTGTTCGCCGCGCACGGGCTGTGCCTGACGTGGGCGTTCGAGCTGGCGATGGCGTGCGACATCGTGCTGGCCGCCGAACGGGCGAAGTTCGGCCTGGTGGAGAAGGTCGTCGGGCTGACGCCGACCATGGGCGGCACGCAGCGGCTGGCCGCGCGGGCGGGCGTGGGCCGGGCCAAGGAGTTCGTGATGACCGGCGACCTCTACGACGCGGCCACGCTGGAGCGCTGGGGCGCGGTCAACCGGGTGCTGCCGGACGAGGGTTTCGACGACGCGGCGCTGGAGTTCACGCTCGCGCTGGCGACCGGGCCGACGCGGGCGCACGCGGCGACCAAGCGGGTGTTGGCGCACTTCGAGAACGGCGGCGTGGCCGAGGCGAACGAGCACGTCACGGCGATCGCGGCCGAGCTGTTCGACACGGAGGACCTGCGCGGCGCGGTGCGGTCGTTCCTCGCCGACGGGCCGGGCAAGGCGACGTTCGGCGGCCGTTAG
- a CDS encoding GNAT family N-acetyltransferase produces MTSWTVQPEPVDSPLAVAVIRTYLADIIERYYGRPATSDEVDQAIADDPTDDLAVFLVARRDGVVRGCVGFRMVGPESAELKRMFVDPTVRGTGGGATLLSAAERAAVSFGATVIRLDTRSDLVEARALYARHGYREVAPFNDDRYAEHGFEKRL; encoded by the coding sequence GTGACTTCTTGGACCGTTCAGCCGGAGCCGGTTGACAGCCCCCTCGCCGTAGCGGTGATCCGAACCTACCTGGCGGACATCATCGAGCGGTACTACGGCCGTCCGGCCACGTCGGACGAGGTGGACCAGGCGATCGCCGACGACCCGACGGATGATCTAGCCGTCTTCCTGGTGGCCCGCCGCGACGGCGTCGTGCGAGGATGCGTCGGGTTCCGGATGGTCGGTCCCGAAAGTGCGGAACTGAAGAGAATGTTCGTCGACCCGACCGTCCGCGGCACGGGCGGGGGAGCGACGTTGCTCTCTGCGGCGGAACGTGCCGCTGTCTCATTTGGGGCTACCGTGATCCGCCTGGACACCCGCTCTGACCTGGTGGAAGCCCGCGCGTTGTACGCCCGGCACGGCTACCGCGAGGTGGCTCCGTTCAATGACGACCGCTATGCGGAGCACGGGTTTGAAAAGCGGCTATAG
- a CDS encoding LuxR C-terminal-related transcriptional regulator codes for MAFAVELTFRDARQVRRSIHLAHREYWRPLAEQGVLVGTGPWADGSGVLLIVQVPDDAAARDLVRGDPYVRSQSIAEVRIRQWHVLLGVPEGERVPGIVRPRDGQTAEARSREPLTPHEHRIALMMLEGMTNRQIAEHFSVSTRAVELHITRIYRKLDIGRRAQLAAAMPWGQRSYL; via the coding sequence GTGGCTTTCGCCGTTGAGTTGACATTTCGTGATGCGCGCCAGGTGCGGAGATCCATTCATCTCGCGCACCGGGAATATTGGCGTCCGCTCGCCGAGCAGGGTGTGCTAGTCGGAACCGGCCCCTGGGCCGACGGTTCCGGCGTGTTGCTCATCGTGCAAGTGCCGGACGACGCCGCTGCCCGGGACCTGGTGCGCGGTGACCCGTACGTGCGATCGCAATCGATCGCCGAGGTGCGGATCCGTCAGTGGCACGTGTTACTCGGTGTGCCCGAAGGTGAGCGTGTGCCGGGCATCGTCCGGCCGCGCGACGGGCAGACCGCGGAAGCGCGTTCGCGTGAGCCGCTGACGCCGCACGAGCACCGGATCGCGCTGATGATGTTGGAGGGCATGACGAACCGGCAGATAGCCGAGCACTTCTCGGTTTCCACCCGGGCCGTCGAACTCCACATCACCCGCATCTACCGGAAGCTCGACATCGGCAGGCGTGCGCAGCTCGCCGCGGCGATGCCGTGGGGACAGCGCTCCTACCTGTAG
- a CDS encoding ABC transporter substrate-binding protein produces MRNLVVGCAVLALVGVSGCAAEDEKPVKTGPGVTADTISLGVLTDMTGPFSPTSLIRIKGYELFLGELNARGGICGRKVELKQADHGYDVDRALEKYFELEPEVLGFMDITGAPMTEAIEPDLMQTRAIAAPASWSATLLGNPHMVIVGTTYDLDVINGLDHFKRTGLINDGDTVGHVHLDSDYGVNALEGSTFVAEQWGLRLIGKAVAETADVSAQIAELRATGAKAVVLSTSPQQTAIAVATAERLGWDVPFLVSVPGYDPQILATPAAGAVVQRVQVVSPIAPFWTDLPGPRAVAEAFTRKHPDLTPTGSVDHGYVVGMAFAAILEKACEARELTRDGVLRAFQDTNEVATNDLTGDLRFSLVGRPSTTKSYISRPDPATPGGLAVVANLFESDLVKLKGTRAK; encoded by the coding sequence GTGCGCAACCTCGTCGTCGGCTGTGCCGTGCTCGCCTTGGTCGGCGTGTCCGGCTGCGCCGCCGAGGATGAGAAGCCGGTCAAGACCGGTCCGGGCGTCACCGCGGACACCATCTCGCTCGGCGTGCTGACCGACATGACCGGCCCTTTCTCGCCCACGTCCCTCATCCGGATCAAGGGCTACGAGCTGTTCCTGGGCGAGCTCAACGCACGCGGCGGCATCTGCGGGCGCAAGGTCGAGCTGAAGCAGGCCGACCACGGCTACGACGTCGACCGGGCGCTGGAGAAGTACTTCGAGCTGGAGCCCGAGGTGCTCGGGTTCATGGACATCACCGGCGCGCCGATGACCGAGGCCATCGAGCCGGACCTGATGCAGACCCGGGCCATCGCCGCGCCCGCGTCCTGGTCGGCGACCCTGCTGGGCAACCCGCACATGGTCATCGTCGGCACGACCTACGACCTCGACGTGATCAACGGCCTGGACCACTTCAAGCGCACCGGGCTGATCAACGACGGCGACACCGTCGGGCACGTCCACCTCGACAGCGACTACGGCGTCAACGCCCTCGAAGGCAGCACGTTCGTCGCCGAGCAGTGGGGCCTGAGGCTCATCGGGAAGGCCGTGGCGGAGACCGCCGACGTGTCGGCCCAGATCGCCGAGCTCCGGGCGACCGGCGCGAAGGCCGTGGTCCTCAGCACGTCGCCGCAGCAGACGGCGATCGCCGTGGCGACCGCCGAACGGCTCGGCTGGGACGTGCCGTTCCTGGTCAGCGTGCCCGGCTACGACCCGCAGATCCTCGCGACGCCCGCGGCGGGCGCCGTGGTCCAGCGGGTGCAGGTGGTGTCGCCGATCGCGCCGTTCTGGACCGACCTGCCGGGGCCGCGCGCGGTCGCGGAGGCGTTCACCCGCAAGCACCCCGACCTGACGCCGACCGGCTCCGTGGACCACGGCTACGTGGTGGGCATGGCGTTCGCCGCGATCCTGGAGAAGGCGTGCGAGGCGCGGGAGCTGACCCGTGACGGCGTGCTGCGCGCGTTCCAGGACACCAACGAGGTGGCGACGAACGACCTCACCGGTGACCTGCGGTTCTCGTTGGTCGGGCGGCCGTCCACGACCAAGTCCTACATCTCCCGGCCGGACCCGGCGACACCCGGCGGCCTGGCCGTGGTCGCCAACCTGTTCGAATCCGATCTGGTGAAGCTCAAGGGCACCCGCGCCAAGTAG
- a CDS encoding SRPBCC family protein: MIEVRLTVPASVERVFAVLADGWSYAGWVVGAAHIREVDAGWPGTGTRIHHSVGGWPLAVQDVTTVLDVDPPRMLELEARVWPLGAARIRLELAERHDGAEITMREEAVKGPPALLPQQVQSLYLSPRNRESLRRLADLAVRKGPR; this comes from the coding sequence ATGATCGAGGTGCGCTTGACGGTGCCGGCGTCCGTGGAACGGGTGTTCGCGGTGCTGGCCGACGGGTGGTCCTACGCGGGCTGGGTGGTGGGCGCGGCGCACATCCGCGAGGTCGACGCCGGGTGGCCCGGCACCGGCACCCGGATCCACCACAGCGTCGGCGGGTGGCCGCTGGCCGTGCAGGACGTGACCACGGTGCTGGACGTGGACCCGCCCCGGATGCTGGAACTGGAGGCGCGCGTGTGGCCGCTCGGCGCCGCCCGCATCCGGCTGGAACTCGCCGAACGCCACGACGGCGCCGAGATCACCATGCGGGAGGAGGCCGTGAAGGGCCCGCCCGCGCTCCTCCCCCAGCAGGTCCAGTCCCTCTACCTGAGCCCGCGCAACCGCGAATCCCTGCGCCGCCTGGCCGACCTGGCCGTCCGCAAGGGCCCGCGCTAG
- a CDS encoding phytoene desaturase family protein, whose amino-acid sequence MSDVVDAVVIGSGPNGLVAANLLADAGWDVLVLEAADEPGGAVRTAELTEPGFHHDLFSAFYPLGAASPVITGLDLERHGLRWRRAPDVLAHVLPDDRAVVLSQDVDRTAASVESFGAGDGDAWRAEFDRWLRLRPHLLDVLMRPFPPVRAGVALAGVLGVGGGLRFARSFLQSVRSFGDERFSGEGAPLLFAGNAMHTDLGPDQAGSTAFGWLLSMLGQDVGYPVPEGGAGALTGAMVRRLGGVVRCGRPVTQVIVAGGRALGVRDADGGFVRARKAVLADVPAPALYLGLVGAEHLPPSLVADLGRFEWDDATIKVDWALNGPVPWTAEGARGAGTVHLGGDFNGLSLTSTEIACGQVPSTPFVIMGQMTTTDPTRSPAGTETAWGYTHVPRGERWTADQLQRRADQVEELVERHAPGFRDLVRARVVHGPADLEAHNHSLIGGSINSGTASIHQQLIFRPVPGLGRGDTPVDRLFLASASAHPGGGVHGAPGANAARAALARNGLAGDAYRLLIRSLSRTFH is encoded by the coding sequence TTGAGCGATGTCGTGGACGCCGTGGTCATCGGGTCCGGTCCGAACGGGTTGGTCGCGGCGAACCTGCTCGCCGACGCGGGGTGGGACGTGCTGGTGCTGGAGGCCGCGGACGAGCCGGGCGGCGCGGTGCGGACGGCGGAGCTGACCGAGCCGGGGTTCCACCACGACCTGTTCAGCGCGTTCTACCCGCTGGGCGCGGCGTCGCCGGTGATCACCGGGCTGGACCTGGAGCGGCACGGGCTGCGGTGGCGGCGTGCGCCGGACGTGCTGGCGCACGTGCTGCCGGACGACCGGGCCGTGGTGCTGTCGCAGGACGTGGACCGGACGGCGGCGTCGGTGGAGTCGTTCGGCGCTGGTGACGGTGACGCGTGGCGGGCCGAGTTCGACCGGTGGCTGCGCCTTCGCCCGCACCTGCTCGACGTGCTGATGCGGCCGTTCCCGCCGGTCCGGGCGGGTGTCGCGTTGGCCGGGGTGCTGGGCGTCGGCGGCGGGCTGCGGTTCGCGCGGTCGTTCCTCCAGTCGGTGCGGTCGTTCGGGGACGAGCGGTTCTCGGGTGAGGGCGCGCCGTTGTTGTTCGCGGGCAACGCGATGCACACCGACCTGGGGCCGGACCAGGCGGGCAGCACGGCGTTCGGGTGGCTGCTGTCGATGCTCGGGCAGGACGTCGGGTACCCCGTGCCGGAGGGCGGGGCGGGGGCGTTGACGGGCGCGATGGTGCGGCGGCTGGGCGGCGTCGTGCGGTGCGGGCGTCCGGTGACGCAGGTGATCGTGGCCGGTGGTCGTGCGCTGGGCGTGCGTGACGCGGACGGCGGGTTCGTGCGGGCGCGCAAGGCGGTGCTGGCGGACGTGCCCGCGCCGGCGCTGTACCTGGGGCTGGTCGGGGCGGAGCACCTGCCGCCCAGCCTGGTGGCGGACCTGGGGCGGTTCGAGTGGGACGACGCGACGATCAAGGTGGACTGGGCGTTGAACGGGCCCGTCCCGTGGACCGCCGAGGGCGCGCGCGGCGCCGGGACCGTCCACTTGGGAGGCGATTTCAACGGCTTGTCGCTCACCAGCACCGAGATCGCCTGCGGGCAGGTGCCGAGCACGCCGTTCGTGATCATGGGCCAGATGACGACGACCGACCCGACCCGGTCGCCCGCGGGCACGGAGACGGCGTGGGGGTACACGCACGTGCCGCGCGGTGAGCGGTGGACGGCGGACCAGCTCCAGCGGCGGGCGGACCAGGTCGAGGAACTGGTGGAGCGGCACGCGCCGGGCTTCCGCGACCTCGTCCGGGCGCGCGTCGTGCACGGCCCGGCGGACCTGGAAGCGCACAACCACAGCCTGATCGGCGGATCGATCAACTCCGGCACCGCCTCGATCCACCAGCAGCTGATCTTCCGCCCGGTGCCCGGCCTCGGCCGTGGCGACACCCCGGTGGACCGCCTGTTCCTCGCCAGCGCGTCCGCGCACCCCGGCGGCGGCGTCCACGGCGCACCCGGCGCGAACGCGGCCCGTGCCGCGCTGGCCCGCAACGGACTGGCCGGTGACGCCTACCGCCTCCTCATCCGCTCGCTGTCACGCACGTTCCACTAG
- a CDS encoding NAD-dependent epimerase/dehydratase family protein has product MKVVVTGASGNLGTALCRVLADAGDTVVGVSRRVPPNSPGWVTCDIGAPAAEVVLGRAFEGADAVVHLAWAVQPAPGDPDMRRTNITGSAHVLRAAERAGVPHVVVASSVAAYTPASTPVNEDWPRGGVAGSAYSAQKVELERMLEGRAGVAVVRPCAVVQPDAGAEIGRWALSPLIPPRVLGKRWLPVPLWPGLRAQVVHAQDVARAILVILRRHAVGAFNVAADPPLRAPEVARAFGGFLLPVPLPVLRAVMWPTWRLGLQPAHPGWLLLAGQASLVDCGRTRALGWEPEHDPQEALTSFVAAVAEGRGTWGPLAPRRKSWWRRLGFGRPVHQSQGDVR; this is encoded by the coding sequence ATGAAGGTCGTCGTCACGGGCGCCAGCGGCAATCTGGGGACGGCCCTGTGCCGGGTGCTCGCCGACGCGGGTGACACGGTGGTGGGCGTCTCGCGGCGGGTGCCACCGAATTCGCCCGGTTGGGTGACGTGCGATATCGGGGCGCCGGCCGCCGAAGTGGTGTTGGGGCGGGCGTTCGAGGGTGCGGACGCGGTGGTGCACCTGGCGTGGGCGGTGCAACCCGCGCCGGGTGACCCGGACATGCGGCGCACCAACATCACCGGCAGCGCGCACGTGCTGCGTGCGGCGGAACGGGCTGGGGTTCCGCACGTCGTGGTGGCGTCGTCGGTCGCCGCCTACACGCCCGCGTCGACGCCCGTGAACGAGGACTGGCCTCGCGGCGGGGTGGCGGGGAGTGCCTACAGCGCGCAGAAGGTCGAGTTGGAACGGATGCTGGAGGGGCGCGCGGGGGTGGCGGTGGTGCGGCCTTGCGCCGTCGTGCAGCCCGACGCGGGCGCGGAGATCGGCCGGTGGGCGCTGAGCCCGCTGATCCCGCCCCGGGTGTTGGGCAAGCGGTGGCTGCCGGTGCCGCTGTGGCCGGGGCTGCGGGCGCAGGTCGTGCACGCGCAGGACGTGGCGCGGGCGATCCTGGTAATCCTCCGGCGGCACGCGGTGGGCGCGTTCAACGTCGCGGCCGATCCGCCGTTACGGGCGCCGGAGGTGGCCCGTGCCTTCGGCGGGTTCCTGCTGCCGGTGCCGTTGCCGGTGCTGCGCGCGGTGATGTGGCCGACCTGGCGGCTGGGATTGCAGCCGGCGCATCCGGGGTGGTTGCTGCTGGCCGGCCAGGCGTCCCTTGTGGACTGCGGTCGGACGCGGGCGCTGGGGTGGGAGCCCGAGCACGATCCACAGGAGGCGTTGACGTCGTTCGTGGCGGCGGTCGCGGAGGGGCGTGGCACGTGGGGGCCGCTCGCGCCGCGGCGCAAGAGTTGGTGGCGCAGACTGGGCTTCGGTCGGCCGGTGCATCAGAGCCAGGGAGATGTGCGTTGA
- a CDS encoding Tex family protein translates to MTTAIHQRIAEELGVRPAQVSATVDLLDGGSTVPFIARYRKEATGALDDTQLRTLEERLGYLRELEDRRAAVLESIRSQGKLDEALEASIHAADSKARLEDLYLPYKPKRRTKAQIAREQGLEPLAEGLLGDPTQDPQEVAKAYVTEEVADVAAALLGARSILVERFGEDGDLIGELRERMWTQGRVASKVREGKEEDGAKFSDYFDFSEPFAKLPSHRILALLRGEKEEVLDLQFDPADEDEPTGYEARIASRFGVDDRGRPADRWLADTVRWAWRTRILVHLGIDLRSRLRAFAEDEAVRVFATNLRDLLLAAPAGTRATMGLDPGFRTGVKVAVVDATGKVVDTDVIYPHVPANRWDESIAKLALLAKKHDVDLIAIGNGTASRETDKLAADLLKLHPDLKLTKAVVSEAGASVYSASAFASAELPGMDVSLRGAVSIARRLQDPLAELVKIDPKSIGVGQYQHDLSEAKLSRSLDAVVEDCVNAVGVDLNTASVPLLTRVSGITAGLAENIVQHRDGNGPFRSRKALKEVARLGPKAFEQCAGFLRIPNGDDPLDASSVHPEAYPVVRRMQERAGGEQLIGNTAVLKSLRPQEFVDDKFGLPTVTDILRELEKPGRDPRPAFKTATFADGVEKISDLKPGMVLEGQVTNVAAFGAFVDIGVHQDGLVHISALSNTYVKDPRDVVKSGDVVRVKVLEVDIPRKRIGLTLRLEDEPGRKPPREQQQPQRGGQRGGQGGGGKPRQQERPPANGAMAEALRRAGLGKK, encoded by the coding sequence GTGACCACAGCCATTCACCAGAGGATCGCCGAGGAGCTCGGGGTGCGGCCCGCGCAGGTCAGCGCCACCGTCGACCTGCTCGACGGTGGTTCCACCGTTCCCTTCATCGCCCGATACCGGAAGGAAGCGACCGGCGCGCTGGACGACACCCAGCTCCGCACGCTGGAAGAGCGCCTGGGCTACCTCCGCGAGCTGGAAGACCGTCGGGCGGCTGTGCTCGAATCGATCCGGTCCCAGGGCAAGCTGGACGAGGCGCTGGAGGCCTCGATCCACGCCGCCGACTCCAAGGCCCGGCTGGAAGACCTCTACCTGCCCTACAAGCCGAAGCGGCGGACCAAGGCCCAGATCGCCCGCGAGCAGGGCCTGGAGCCGCTGGCGGAAGGCCTGCTGGGCGACCCGACGCAGGACCCGCAGGAGGTGGCGAAGGCGTACGTGACCGAGGAGGTCGCGGACGTGGCCGCCGCGCTGCTGGGCGCGCGGTCGATCCTCGTCGAGCGGTTCGGCGAGGACGGCGACCTCATCGGTGAGCTGCGCGAACGCATGTGGACGCAGGGCCGGGTGGCGTCCAAGGTTCGGGAGGGCAAGGAGGAGGACGGGGCCAAGTTCTCCGACTACTTCGACTTCTCCGAGCCGTTCGCGAAGTTGCCCTCGCACCGGATCCTGGCGCTGCTGCGCGGGGAGAAGGAGGAGGTGCTCGACCTCCAGTTCGACCCGGCGGACGAGGACGAGCCGACCGGCTACGAGGCGCGGATCGCGTCCCGGTTCGGGGTGGACGACCGGGGCCGTCCGGCCGACCGCTGGCTGGCCGACACGGTCCGGTGGGCGTGGCGGACCCGGATCCTCGTGCACCTGGGCATCGACCTGCGGTCCCGGCTGCGGGCGTTCGCCGAGGACGAGGCGGTGCGGGTGTTCGCGACGAACCTGCGTGACCTGCTGCTGGCGGCCCCGGCGGGCACGCGCGCCACGATGGGCCTCGACCCCGGTTTCCGGACCGGCGTGAAAGTGGCCGTGGTCGACGCGACCGGCAAGGTCGTCGACACGGACGTGATCTACCCGCACGTGCCCGCGAACCGGTGGGACGAGTCGATCGCGAAGCTCGCGCTGCTGGCGAAGAAGCACGACGTCGACCTGATCGCGATCGGCAACGGCACCGCGTCCCGCGAGACCGACAAGCTGGCCGCCGACCTGCTCAAGCTGCACCCCGACCTGAAGTTGACCAAGGCCGTGGTGTCGGAGGCGGGCGCGTCGGTGTACTCGGCGTCGGCGTTCGCGTCGGCCGAGCTGCCCGGCATGGACGTGTCGCTGCGCGGCGCGGTGTCCATCGCCCGCCGGTTGCAGGACCCGCTGGCCGAGCTGGTGAAGATCGACCCGAAGTCCATCGGCGTGGGCCAGTACCAGCACGACCTGTCGGAGGCGAAGCTGTCGCGCTCGCTGGACGCGGTGGTCGAGGACTGCGTGAACGCGGTCGGCGTGGACCTGAACACGGCGTCCGTGCCGCTGTTGACGCGGGTCTCCGGCATCACCGCCGGGCTGGCGGAGAACATCGTGCAGCACCGTGACGGCAACGGCCCGTTCCGCTCGCGCAAGGCGTTGAAGGAGGTGGCGCGGCTCGGCCCGAAGGCGTTCGAGCAGTGCGCGGGCTTCCTCCGCATCCCGAACGGCGACGACCCGCTCGACGCCTCCTCCGTGCACCCCGAGGCGTACCCGGTGGTGCGCCGGATGCAGGAGCGTGCGGGCGGCGAGCAGTTGATCGGCAACACGGCGGTGCTGAAGTCGCTGCGGCCCCAGGAGTTCGTGGACGACAAGTTCGGCCTGCCGACCGTCACCGACATCCTGCGCGAGCTGGAGAAGCCGGGGCGCGACCCGCGGCCCGCGTTCAAGACGGCGACGTTCGCGGACGGCGTGGAGAAGATCTCCGACCTCAAGCCCGGCATGGTGCTGGAGGGCCAGGTGACGAACGTGGCCGCGTTCGGCGCGTTCGTGGACATCGGCGTGCACCAGGACGGTCTGGTGCACATCTCGGCGTTGTCCAACACGTACGTGAAGGACCCGCGGGACGTGGTGAAGTCCGGCGACGTGGTGCGGGTGAAGGTGCTGGAGGTCGACATCCCGCGCAAGCGCATCGGGTTGACGCTCCGCCTGGAGGACGAGCCGGGCCGCAAGCCGCCGCGTGAGCAGCAGCAGCCGCAACGCGGTGGGCAGCGCGGCGGCCAGGGCGGCGGGGGCAAGCCGCGTCAGCAGGAACGTCCGCCGGCGAACGGCGCGATGGCGGAGGCGCTGCGTCGGGCGGGGCTTGGCAAGAAGTGA